AAGCAGGGCTTAGCTGGGAAACCATTCTAAAAAAGCAGGATTCATTTCGGAAGGCTTATCATAACTTCAATATCAAAAAGATAGCGGCCTATAAGGCGGCTGATCGCAAACGCTTGATGGCAGATCCCGGCGTGATTCGCAATCGGCTTAAAATCAACGCGGCCATCGAAAATGCCAAGGCTATTTTGCTGCTGCAAAAAGAATTTGGGTCCTTTGAAAAGTGGCTCGCGCATCATCATCCATTAAGCAAAGAAGAATGGGTGAAGTTGTTCAAAAAGACTTTCAAATTTACGGGCGGGGAAATCGTGAACGAATTTTTATTGAGCGCGGGGTACTTACCGGGAGCCCATGACAAGGATTGCCCTGTCTTCAAGAAAGTAATGAAAGCGAAACCTTTGTGGAACTCCAAGAGTAAGAAGAAGTAGAGTATGAGTAATGCAGATTCACTTTCAGAACTAAGTCAGCTGGTTCAACAATTCTGCACCGAGCGGGATTGGGATCAATTTCATCCTCCCAAAGATCTGGCCATCGGCATGTCGACCGAAGCCAATGAACTTTTGGATCTGTTTCGCTTTAAATCGGACGCAGAGATTCAGGAAAAATTGCAGTCGGCAGAATTTAAAGAACAAGTCTCTGACGAACTGGCCGATGTTTTTTTCTTTGTGCTGAGATTTGCGCAGATGAATAAAATTGACCTATCAGCGGCATTGGCAGGAAAACTTAAAAAGAATGCAGCGAAGTACCCGGTGGAATCAGCCCGGGGATCCAACAAAAAATACAATGAAAGCTAGCGACCGCCAAGCTCCAGTGAAATCATTTTCGCCATAGGTCCAATCAACACGGTGCTGTCTTCATTTGCAGCACTAATGTAAAGATCCACTTTCGGGAAGTAGCGCACAGTGATCGTCGCATCCAGTGTTTCGCAGTTTTTTGCCGGAGTCGTCACCGAGTGTCGGCGACACATTACCGGGCGATGTTCGTAAACACTGCAAGAACCTTCTGAATTTAAAAAGACACAAGGGTTGTCCTGATTGCGCATACCTTGCTTCCATAGCGGGTCTTGAAGTTCACGAAGACTTTGGCGATGCAAGCGGTTCCGATCAATCGGGTGGCCATCAAGAATCAGCTGGCTCAGGATTTGTGCTTCGTGGTTGGTGATTTCAACTTCCATGTGACAGCAGGCCGAGCAGCCCTTAAAGCAACTCACTTGGATTTCTTTTTCTGAGTCAATCTCTGAATCCACAAGCTGGTGCAGGGTGCGGGCGCGCAAAGTATCCGGCGACACCGTCTGAAGCTCCCCACTCACACGGCTTAGTTCTGCATCCAAATTGTGCAGAAAGGACGTGAATGTTTCCGCATCCATTTTTTCCTGGAAATCATGAACAAAGTTTTTAAAAGACTTCGTCAAGCGGGGATGTTGGGTTAAGAAATCATTCAGGCTCATTGATTGAGTTTAGCTTTGTTTGCTAGGATTAGCCATGACTTTACCACTTCAATACTTTCAGCTCTGGCTGCTTAAGTTCTTCACATTTTTACTGGGATGTATGTCCTGTTTTTTCTTTCAGGCAAAAATGGGTATGTCCACGGTCGAAGCTGCGGCTTTGACCGGACTGCTGGGAACTTTTATCCCTGCTACCAAGCGAATTGAAAGCAATCACGTTCATGCGAACATTTATATGGGCGCCTTTGTCGCCATGGGTTCCAAAGTCACCGAGCAAGGATTCTGGGAGATCCTGCTGGTCTCTGCGATTGGCTCTTTGATTTACTTTGTGATGAGTCGTTACTTTAAAGGCATGGGCGGGCGTTTGGGCACCATCGCTTTTATCTCGTCACTTCTGGGACTGGCACTGAAGGTGATGGTATGACGTTGTTTGGAGTCTTGCTGGTTTCAGTGCTTGGGGCGCAAGCGACATATTTTTTGATTCACCAGAAACATTGGCCAACGGTCAGAGCTTCGGCATTTCCGGCGTTGCTCTTTGTGATTTTCCTAAGAGTGTCTGGTGTGAACTGGGATGGCGCCCTTCAAGGGGCCTTCTTTGGTGCCACCTTCGTGGGGATGACAGATAAATCCCGCCTTGGTTGGAAAAGAGTGTTAGTTGCCAGTTTGGTGTATGGTGTGGTCTTTACTTTCCTGATTCCACTTGCGAGAGGAATTGGCGGAGGTTTGGGAGCTGCGGCCTTTGCATCTTGTTCGGTTGTCTACTTTGCAACGGGTGTTATCAAGAAGTTTCAGAAAGCTTAGCACTGAAGAGTTTGTACTATGCGGGACTTATCATAGACTGCTTGATGTTTCGTTCCGTCGTTGCTTAGATTTAGGGCATGACAAACAACTATTTTTCCTCACCCTTTGCCGGCAAATCCCTCAAAGATCAAACAACTCATCCCAATATAATTGTGGGTGAGCACAGTTACTACTCGGGTTATTATCACGGACACTCCTTTGACGAGTGTGCCTGGTATTTACCTCGTGATCGCAGCGATGTGGATAAGCTCTATGTTGGGAAATATTGCTCCATCGGTTCCGGAGCCATCTTTATGATGGCGGGCAATCAGGGCCACAGGAAAGAGTGGATCTCGACATATCCTTTCGCGTTCATAACAAATAATCCTGTCTATGCCGAGGCTCAAAATGGCTATCGTGCTGCCGGCGACACCGTGATTGGCAATGATGTGTGGATTGGTGCTGAAGCGATGATTATGCCGGGAGTGCGCATTGGTGATGGTTGTATCATCGGCGCCAGAACTCTGGTTGCAAAAAATGTGGAACCATATTCTATCGTCGCCGGAAGTCCCGGGGAAGTTGTCAGAAAAAGATTTTCCGATCCGGA
This region of Bdellovibrio sp. GT3 genomic DNA includes:
- a CDS encoding YkgJ family cysteine cluster protein: MSLNDFLTQHPRLTKSFKNFVHDFQEKMDAETFTSFLHNLDAELSRVSGELQTVSPDTLRARTLHQLVDSEIDSEKEIQVSCFKGCSACCHMEVEITNHEAQILSQLILDGHPIDRNRLHRQSLRELQDPLWKQGMRNQDNPCVFLNSEGSCSVYEHRPVMCRRHSVTTPAKNCETLDATITVRYFPKVDLYISAANEDSTVLIGPMAKMISLELGGR
- a CDS encoding nucleotide pyrophosphohydrolase, with protein sequence MSNADSLSELSQLVQQFCTERDWDQFHPPKDLAIGMSTEANELLDLFRFKSDAEIQEKLQSAEFKEQVSDELADVFFFVLRFAQMNKIDLSAALAGKLKKNAAKYPVESARGSNKKYNES
- a CDS encoding DNA-3-methyladenine glycosylase I gives rise to the protein MSYCRAITHMSEEKKAIHKPYHDKAYGFPIHDDNELFCRLILEINQAGLSWETILKKQDSFRKAYHNFNIKKIAAYKAADRKRLMADPGVIRNRLKINAAIENAKAILLLQKEFGSFEKWLAHHHPLSKEEWVKLFKKTFKFTGGEIVNEFLLSAGYLPGAHDKDCPVFKKVMKAKPLWNSKSKKK
- a CDS encoding CatB-related O-acetyltransferase, with product MTNNYFSSPFAGKSLKDQTTHPNIIVGEHSYYSGYYHGHSFDECAWYLPRDRSDVDKLYVGKYCSIGSGAIFMMAGNQGHRKEWISTYPFAFITNNPVYAEAQNGYRAAGDTVIGNDVWIGAEAMIMPGVRIGDGCIIGARTLVAKNVEPYSIVAGSPGEVVRKRFSDPEISMLAEMKWWDWSDDMLKDAMPILTSNEIVNLYRYWEKRKVQSPVDAL